The following are from one region of the Paenibacillus bovis genome:
- a CDS encoding glycoside hydrolase family 1 protein, with the protein MSSVIQGFPKNFLWGGATAANQLEGGYNEGGKGLSSADMIAYIPKEQRSKEISHAMEITSERIEKILSGEFEARFPKRDGIDFYHRYKEDIALFAELGFKVFRMSLHWSRIFPNGYDEQPNEEGLQFYDDVFDELLKHGIQPLVTLSHYETPLGLTQKYNGWVSREVVEHYTRYAETVFRRYKDKVKYWLTFNEINVITISAFTGGGVVVDRLDNKLQGMYQALHHQFVASSIATKLCHEIIPDAKIGCMLARMETYPNSCNPEDIRKAQLANQMNLFFTDVHARGEYPKFMDRYFEENNIVLHKEDGDDELLKQYTVDYISFSYYMSITVAENPEGGNEAAGNLVAGSVMNPYLETSDWGWQIDPIGLRVTLNAMYDRYQKPLFIVENGLGAYDKVEADGSVHDPYRIDYLRKHIEQMKEAIKDGVDLMGYTAWGPIDLVSMSTSEMSKRYGFIYVDQDDDGNGTLARSRKDSFAWYKQVIASNGEQL; encoded by the coding sequence CAACGCAGCAAAGAAATTTCCCATGCTATGGAGATTACTTCCGAACGCATCGAAAAAATTCTGAGTGGCGAATTTGAAGCCCGTTTCCCAAAACGTGACGGTATCGACTTCTATCATCGTTACAAGGAAGATATCGCGCTGTTTGCCGAGCTTGGGTTTAAAGTATTCCGTATGTCCCTTCACTGGTCACGTATTTTCCCGAACGGTTATGATGAGCAGCCCAATGAAGAAGGTTTGCAATTCTATGATGATGTATTTGACGAGCTGCTCAAGCACGGTATCCAGCCGCTGGTCACTTTATCCCATTATGAGACTCCACTGGGCCTTACCCAAAAGTATAATGGCTGGGTAAGCCGCGAAGTTGTTGAACACTACACCCGTTATGCGGAGACCGTATTCAGACGCTACAAAGATAAAGTGAAGTACTGGCTGACGTTCAATGAGATCAATGTAATTACCATAAGTGCATTTACCGGCGGTGGTGTTGTTGTTGACCGACTGGACAATAAACTGCAGGGGATGTATCAAGCGCTGCATCACCAGTTTGTAGCCAGCTCGATCGCGACCAAACTGTGCCACGAAATTATTCCGGATGCCAAAATCGGATGTATGCTCGCCCGGATGGAAACGTATCCAAACAGCTGTAACCCTGAAGATATCCGCAAGGCACAGCTGGCGAATCAGATGAACCTGTTCTTTACCGATGTTCACGCACGCGGCGAATATCCAAAGTTCATGGACCGTTATTTTGAAGAAAATAATATTGTCCTGCACAAAGAAGATGGCGATGATGAGCTCCTGAAACAATACACCGTCGACTATATCTCCTTTAGCTATTACATGAGTATCACTGTCGCCGAGAACCCGGAAGGCGGCAACGAAGCGGCCGGTAATCTGGTGGCTGGCAGTGTAATGAACCCTTATCTGGAAACATCGGACTGGGGCTGGCAAATCGACCCGATCGGTCTGCGTGTCACACTGAATGCCATGTATGATCGTTATCAGAAACCGCTGTTTATCGTGGAAAACGGTCTGGGTGCTTATGATAAAGTCGAAGCAGACGGCTCTGTGCATGATCCTTATCGTATCGACTATCTGCGCAAGCATATCGAACAGATGAAAGAAGCGATCAAAGACGGTGTCGATCTGATGGGCTATACCGCCTGGGGACCAATTGATCTGGTGAGCATGTCCACCTCCGAAATGTCCAAGCGTTACGGATTCATTTATGTGGATCAGGACGATGACGGTAATGGTACATTGGCTCGTTCACGCAAAGATTCCTTTGCATGGTACAAGCAAGTTATCGCCAGCAATGGCGAGCAGCTGTAA
- a CDS encoding MerR family transcriptional regulator: MIEIPDMPMTIREAAELTGLSEDTLRYYERIDLLPPAERKSNGHRFYTAEQVQGIIFMTRLKSTGMTLEEMKAFRALISQGESTLEQRKTILRQQHEHISSEIRRLKDVQEVLEYKLNHYDRLSTNPQVEDMGCELSDPYREQ; this comes from the coding sequence CGGATATGCCCATGACCATACGTGAGGCTGCTGAACTAACGGGACTCAGTGAAGATACACTGCGCTACTATGAACGCATTGATCTGCTGCCACCAGCAGAGCGCAAGTCAAACGGACACCGTTTTTATACGGCCGAGCAGGTACAGGGCATTATTTTCATGACCCGGCTCAAATCGACCGGAATGACATTGGAAGAAATGAAAGCATTCCGTGCGCTCATTAGCCAAGGAGAGAGTACGCTGGAACAGCGCAAGACGATACTTAGACAGCAGCATGAACATATTAGTAGTGAAATCCGGAGACTGAAGGATGTGCAGGAAGTGCTGGAGTACAAGCTTAACCACTATGATCGATTATCCACCAATCCACAGGTGGAAGATATGGGCTGTGAGCTTTCGGACCCTTATCGGGAACAATAA